One Tumebacillus amylolyticus DNA segment encodes these proteins:
- a CDS encoding PAS domain-containing sensor histidine kinase — protein MGFRMLNEAASFLETLFSHITDAILIVDYQGEVIGVNPAFERLSGWSAEEVLGQKSLCDLCRGMATCQEESSCIECFASRLKTPSFQMHLQTKQGAELPVAASSTRLPEEAGGMGALVVILRDNSEMQRIERERHQRQLTNYVIQAQEEERKRISRDLHDGIGQALYSIMVGLRVVNQIEMDDATKHHLEEVQHLTARTLEEVKSLSVELRPSALDDLGLVAALRSYAKRFEQTFGIVTTLEIAGQRRRYDSSVETALYRICQEAMTNAAKYADTDGISLRFVDEVDRVELHIEDTGVGFDPTQLKVRGTGLGLYGMRERVSLLGGTLKIESAPGEGTAVHVVVPLEEKGGPRYGHPIADRG, from the coding sequence GTGGGGTTTCGAATGCTGAATGAAGCGGCGTCTTTTTTGGAAACGTTGTTTTCACATATAACCGATGCCATCCTCATCGTGGATTATCAAGGAGAAGTGATCGGCGTCAATCCGGCGTTTGAGCGACTGTCCGGATGGTCGGCCGAAGAAGTGCTCGGTCAAAAGTCGCTTTGCGACCTCTGTCGCGGGATGGCGACTTGCCAAGAGGAATCGTCTTGCATCGAATGCTTCGCCTCGCGTTTGAAAACGCCGTCGTTCCAAATGCATTTGCAGACGAAGCAAGGGGCGGAATTGCCGGTTGCAGCCTCCTCGACCCGTCTGCCCGAAGAGGCCGGGGGAATGGGCGCACTGGTTGTGATATTGCGCGACAATTCGGAAATGCAACGCATCGAGCGCGAGCGTCACCAACGCCAGTTGACCAACTATGTCATCCAAGCGCAGGAGGAGGAACGCAAACGCATCTCTCGCGACCTGCACGATGGAATCGGACAAGCGTTGTACAGCATCATGGTCGGGTTGCGCGTCGTGAACCAGATTGAAATGGACGACGCGACCAAGCATCACTTGGAAGAAGTGCAGCACTTGACCGCCCGCACGCTGGAGGAAGTGAAAAGCCTCTCGGTGGAACTGCGGCCGTCCGCACTCGACGATCTTGGCTTGGTAGCCGCGCTGCGCTCGTATGCGAAGCGTTTCGAGCAGACGTTTGGCATCGTGACGACGCTTGAGATCGCAGGCCAACGCCGCCGCTACGATTCGTCGGTGGAGACCGCGCTGTACCGCATCTGCCAAGAAGCGATGACCAATGCCGCCAAGTACGCGGATACAGATGGAATCTCCCTGCGTTTTGTCGATGAAGTCGACCGCGTGGAGTTGCATATCGAAGACACAGGCGTTGGATTTGATCCGACGCAATTAAAAGTACGCGGTACCGGATTGGGTTTGTACGGCATGCGAGAACGGGTGTCGCTGTTGGGCGGCACGTTGAAAATCGAGTCCGCGCCCGGTGAGGGGACTGCGGTGCATGTCGTCGTACCGCTGGAAGAGAAAGGGGGTCCGCGCTATGGCCATCCGATTGCTGATCGCGGATGA
- a CDS encoding cytochrome c oxidase subunit 2A translates to MSQGSQQPPQEDEHGSLRGTFAAVMVLGFLILASWVGIFTLFLHRQ, encoded by the coding sequence ATGTCTCAAGGTTCGCAGCAACCGCCGCAAGAGGACGAGCACGGCTCTCTGCGAGGCACGTTTGCAGCCGTCATGGTTTTGGGCTTCTTAATTCTTGCAAGTTGGGTGGGTATTTTCACCCTGTTCTTGCATCGCCAATAA
- a CDS encoding cytochrome c oxidase subunit II, with translation MHIHKLEKIWLTLGGIMLAAFLIVLTINAFAMGNTPPSDLQQIDPTKVDQTPPFDKPGLVKISDNEYDLNMIGYAFGYTPAQVEIPKGATVHFHVTSRDVMHGFEIAGTDVNMMLTPGLVNSSTKTFNESGTYLILCNEYCGAGHQLMAAHLVVK, from the coding sequence ATGCACATTCACAAATTAGAGAAAATCTGGCTCACGTTAGGCGGCATCATGCTCGCCGCCTTCCTGATCGTCCTGACGATCAACGCGTTCGCAATGGGGAACACCCCGCCGTCCGACCTGCAACAGATCGACCCGACCAAGGTCGACCAAACCCCGCCGTTTGACAAGCCGGGCTTGGTCAAGATCAGCGACAACGAGTACGACCTGAACATGATTGGCTACGCATTCGGCTACACCCCGGCACAAGTTGAAATCCCCAAGGGCGCAACGGTGCACTTCCACGTCACGTCCCGCGATGTTATGCACGGTTTTGAAATCGCCGGTACGGACGTCAACATGATGCTCACGCCCGGTCTGGTCAACTCGTCTACGAAAACGTTCAACGAAAGCGGCACTTATCTCATTCTCTGCAACGAATACTGCGGCGCGGGTCACCAACTGATGGCGGCTCATCTCGTGGTCAAGTAA
- a CDS encoding aminopeptidase P family protein, translating into MQTQFFVQNRKNLHDTLPDQSITVFFAGEAPQKSADEKYNFAPNRNFYYLSGLTKEHLILVFLKLDGKVEEQLYIQRVDPVLEKWEGKMLTAEEAKEQTQVATVRYLDEFENAFNRTVHSGDYRVVALDLERRGFDTVPTRANLFASEIKTRYPHLQLENIYSAVSELRTRKAPEEVEKIKKAIHLTNQGIQRMMKHIHECETEYQLEAHFNFALHSAGARETAFHSIIAAGGNATVLHYAENNLPIGENELVQIDLGAEFELYKSDISRVIPKSGRFTDRQKELYNIVLKAELAVFDAIKPGVKFSELNEITKRVLSEECIRIGLIKEASELPEYYYHGVSHHLGLDTHDVGNYRDLVLQPGHVLTVEPGLYVAEEQIGIRIEDDVLVTETGCEVLSKDILKTVEEIEAFMAR; encoded by the coding sequence ATGCAAACTCAATTTTTTGTTCAGAACCGCAAGAATCTTCACGACACTCTGCCGGATCAATCGATCACGGTATTTTTTGCCGGAGAAGCGCCGCAGAAGTCGGCCGATGAGAAGTACAACTTCGCGCCGAACCGCAACTTTTACTACCTGTCGGGGCTGACCAAGGAACATCTCATCCTCGTGTTCCTGAAACTCGACGGCAAAGTCGAAGAACAACTCTACATCCAACGCGTCGATCCGGTATTGGAAAAGTGGGAGGGCAAGATGCTCACCGCTGAGGAAGCGAAGGAACAAACCCAAGTCGCGACCGTCCGTTACCTTGACGAATTCGAAAACGCATTCAACCGCACCGTACATAGCGGCGACTACCGCGTAGTCGCATTGGATCTGGAACGCCGCGGTTTTGACACCGTGCCGACCCGTGCCAACCTGTTCGCAAGCGAAATCAAGACGCGCTACCCGCACCTCCAATTGGAGAACATCTACTCGGCCGTCTCCGAGCTGCGCACCCGCAAAGCTCCGGAGGAAGTGGAGAAGATCAAAAAAGCGATTCACCTTACGAACCAAGGCATCCAACGGATGATGAAGCACATCCACGAGTGCGAGACGGAGTACCAATTGGAAGCGCACTTCAACTTTGCGCTGCATTCGGCCGGTGCTCGTGAAACCGCATTCCACTCCATCATCGCGGCAGGCGGCAACGCGACCGTCCTGCACTACGCGGAGAACAACTTGCCGATCGGAGAGAACGAACTCGTCCAGATCGACCTCGGTGCCGAATTTGAACTGTACAAATCGGACATCTCCCGCGTCATCCCGAAAAGCGGCCGTTTCACCGACCGCCAGAAGGAACTGTACAACATCGTGCTCAAAGCGGAACTCGCGGTGTTCGACGCGATCAAGCCGGGCGTGAAATTCTCGGAACTCAACGAGATCACCAAGCGCGTGCTCTCCGAAGAGTGCATCCGCATCGGCTTGATCAAAGAAGCGTCCGAACTGCCGGAGTACTACTACCACGGCGTCTCCCATCACCTCGGCCTCGACACGCACGACGTCGGCAACTACCGCGACCTCGTGTTGCAACCGGGTCATGTGCTGACCGTGGAACCGGGTCTGTACGTGGCGGAGGAGCAAATCGGCATCCGCATCGAAGACGACGTGCTCGTCACCGAAACCGGCTGCGAAGTGCTGTCCAAGGACATCCTCAAAACCGTCGAAGAGATCGAAGCGTTCATGGCACGATAG
- a CDS encoding type 1 glutamine amidotransferase domain-containing protein, with product MRLQGKKVIQLVEHEFEDLELWYPVLRLREEGATVHIVGPKANETYTGKYGVPIQTDFAHEEVKAEDYDAILVPGGWAPDKIRRYPDVLQLVRDMHEAKKPIGQICHAGWVLISAKILQGVKVTSTPGIRDDMENAGAIWFDEPVVVDGHIISSRRPPDLPPYAKAFADALADNN from the coding sequence ATGCGTTTGCAAGGCAAGAAAGTCATCCAGTTGGTGGAGCATGAATTTGAAGACTTGGAACTCTGGTATCCGGTGCTTCGTCTGCGAGAAGAGGGTGCAACGGTACATATCGTCGGTCCGAAAGCGAACGAAACGTACACAGGCAAGTACGGCGTGCCGATTCAGACCGACTTCGCACACGAGGAAGTGAAAGCCGAGGACTATGACGCCATCCTCGTTCCCGGCGGCTGGGCTCCGGATAAAATTCGCCGTTATCCCGACGTGTTGCAACTCGTCCGCGACATGCACGAAGCGAAAAAGCCGATCGGGCAAATTTGCCACGCCGGCTGGGTGTTGATCTCCGCCAAGATTCTGCAAGGGGTCAAAGTGACCTCCACCCCCGGCATCCGTGACGACATGGAAAACGCGGGCGCGATCTGGTTCGACGAACCTGTGGTCGTGGACGGTCACATCATCTCCTCCCGCCGCCCGCCCGATCTCCCGCCGTATGCCAAAGCGTTTGCAGATGCATTGGCTGACAACAACTAA
- a CDS encoding GAF domain-containing protein, whose translation MIRQGEEIQKALDGLRLQVGVDFLALAIAEGDGQIRWVNASGNRNDRFKRIVLRPGKGIAGRVITLGRPIVVEGIVPKAGDDPREYPILLAEGLCCAVAVPVVCGSRVRGVLLMASRTERSFATSDVDAVLGLAERLGTVYSEV comes from the coding sequence GTGATCCGGCAAGGTGAGGAAATTCAAAAAGCGCTGGACGGTCTGCGCTTGCAAGTGGGCGTGGATTTCCTCGCGCTCGCGATTGCGGAAGGGGACGGCCAGATTCGTTGGGTGAATGCGTCCGGCAACCGCAACGACCGCTTCAAGCGCATCGTGCTCCGTCCGGGCAAGGGCATCGCAGGGCGTGTCATCACGCTTGGCCGCCCGATCGTCGTCGAAGGGATCGTTCCCAAAGCGGGCGATGACCCGCGCGAGTATCCGATTTTGTTGGCGGAAGGGCTTTGTTGCGCCGTGGCCGTGCCGGTGGTGTGCGGGTCACGCGTGCGAGGGGTTTTGTTGATGGCAAGCCGAACGGAACGGAGCTTCGCAACATCTGACGTGGACGCTGTGCTTGGGCTGGCAGAACGCCTTGGCACGGTGTATAGTGAAGTGTAG
- a CDS encoding phosphatase PAP2 family protein yields the protein MLAFKTYKMPLLILLTAILLYLIFQVSSWGWACLAVLVLALIGTQRDMKNVSWEKFLPAGLVALTVFYLIYQNGGPMWDRVVQWQFHSINRAFDWNATFNSIPFNDGFFMRFWQPEWLTKYFSWVYMYGFTLSYWVCVIRAFFTKDVKKIALYAMAGYLLQVPLILPFYNTILLQEVWFVQGTPDLLHRLLTPEQQYTTAWNCFPSMHTSIASAAILLALREKSRWYKTVIVTYCSSIIIATLYLKIHWVIDVFAGMAFAFLCVKLADWIVNSKWFARFTVKFENLSWKKLPDVAIGETQAQLAATKATPSE from the coding sequence ATGCTTGCTTTTAAAACGTACAAAATGCCGCTGTTGATCCTCCTGACAGCCATCCTCCTGTACTTGATCTTCCAAGTGTCCAGCTGGGGCTGGGCGTGCTTGGCGGTACTGGTTTTGGCGTTGATCGGGACGCAGAGAGATATGAAGAACGTGTCATGGGAGAAGTTCCTCCCGGCGGGTCTGGTCGCCTTGACGGTGTTCTATCTGATCTATCAAAACGGCGGTCCGATGTGGGACCGTGTGGTACAGTGGCAGTTTCATAGCATAAATCGTGCGTTTGATTGGAATGCGACGTTCAACAGCATTCCGTTCAATGACGGATTCTTCATGCGTTTCTGGCAGCCGGAGTGGCTGACGAAGTACTTCAGCTGGGTGTACATGTACGGATTCACGCTGTCGTACTGGGTCTGCGTCATTCGCGCGTTTTTCACCAAGGACGTGAAAAAAATCGCGCTGTACGCGATGGCGGGGTATCTCTTGCAAGTGCCGTTGATCTTGCCGTTCTACAACACGATCCTCTTGCAAGAGGTTTGGTTCGTGCAGGGGACGCCTGATCTGCTGCATCGCTTGCTGACGCCGGAGCAACAGTACACGACGGCGTGGAACTGTTTCCCGAGCATGCACACGTCGATTGCATCGGCGGCGATCTTGCTTGCGTTGCGGGAAAAGAGCCGCTGGTACAAGACCGTGATCGTGACGTACTGCTCGTCGATCATCATCGCGACCCTGTATCTGAAAATTCACTGGGTCATCGACGTGTTCGCCGGGATGGCGTTTGCTTTCCTCTGTGTGAAGCTCGCAGACTGGATTGTGAACTCGAAGTGGTTTGCCCGCTTCACGGTGAAGTTCGAGAACCTCTCTTGGAAAAAGCTCCCGGACGTCGCCATCGGCGAAACACAAGCTCAACTGGCCGCGACGAAAGCAACTCCATCTGAATAA
- a CDS encoding response regulator: MAIRLLIADDHAIVRSGLSMLLNNQPDMEVIGTAADGGEAFDKALELRPDIVLMDLSMPPGENGLSATTRLKEAAPEIDILVLTMHDDEEYLFRLLQAGASGYLLKSAPDNDLLTAIRTIHSGAAYLHPSATKSLISEFLQRVHRGEDVERFQVLTDREQEILVLIAKGYANKEIAEKLIVSVKTVESHKAKIMEKLHMKTRPELVRYALKKGLLDFE; encoded by the coding sequence ATGGCCATCCGATTGCTGATCGCGGATGATCACGCCATCGTTCGCTCCGGGCTTTCGATGTTGCTCAACAACCAGCCGGACATGGAAGTGATCGGGACGGCGGCAGACGGGGGCGAGGCGTTTGACAAAGCGCTCGAACTTCGTCCGGACATCGTGTTGATGGACCTCAGCATGCCGCCCGGTGAGAACGGGTTGTCGGCGACGACTCGGCTCAAGGAAGCGGCGCCGGAGATCGACATCCTCGTGTTGACGATGCATGACGATGAGGAGTATCTGTTTCGGCTCTTGCAGGCCGGAGCGTCGGGGTATCTGTTAAAAAGCGCCCCGGACAACGACCTGCTCACCGCCATCCGCACCATTCACTCCGGGGCGGCTTATTTGCATCCCAGTGCAACGAAGTCGCTGATCTCGGAGTTTTTGCAGCGCGTACACCGTGGGGAAGACGTGGAGCGTTTCCAAGTGCTCACCGATCGGGAGCAAGAGATCCTCGTGCTGATCGCCAAGGGCTACGCGAACAAGGAGATCGCCGAGAAATTGATTGTCTCCGTCAAGACGGTCGAGTCGCACAAAGCGAAGATCATGGAGAAGCTCCACATGAAAACGAGGCCGGAACTGGTACGCTACGCTTTGAAAAAAGGGCTGCTCGACTTCGAATAA
- a CDS encoding alpha/beta fold hydrolase — MTETITIRGKGLYVEIHGPQDAPPLLFLHGGPGGAGSYEFMKGQGDLLSKQVRLIAFDQRGVLRSEALDEHDPLTLQDLIDDCEALRVHFGYERWSVLGHSFGGFLATLYAHRHPQSVEKLVLDCPALDFDLSAKYMLKKSADEFLKLGDEAHAQQAHDLREADLSPKDRFDQMVTLTLALKEHRDKLYWYRPVPNYFGNLLQTSGISSEEWGRTGMHVKKIMQDPLLFTSLLPLLPDLQCPTLLLRGESDSTTCDIQTAAVLRDVKRSEHLLIEEAGHVPAIEQADRFAEVVTEFLLRP, encoded by the coding sequence ATGACCGAAACCATCACCATTCGCGGCAAGGGTCTGTATGTGGAAATTCACGGCCCGCAGGACGCTCCCCCTTTGTTGTTCTTGCACGGGGGTCCCGGCGGGGCCGGTTCCTATGAATTTATGAAAGGGCAAGGCGATCTCCTGTCCAAGCAGGTCCGCCTGATCGCGTTCGACCAACGGGGCGTGTTGCGGTCGGAAGCGTTGGACGAGCACGATCCCTTGACTCTGCAAGACTTGATCGACGATTGCGAAGCTCTGCGCGTGCATTTCGGCTATGAGCGCTGGTCGGTGCTCGGGCACTCCTTCGGCGGTTTCTTGGCGACGTTGTACGCACATCGTCATCCCCAATCGGTGGAGAAACTCGTGCTCGACTGCCCGGCGCTTGACTTCGATCTCTCCGCGAAATACATGTTGAAGAAATCGGCCGACGAGTTCCTCAAACTCGGCGACGAAGCTCATGCCCAACAAGCGCACGACTTGCGGGAAGCAGACCTGTCACCCAAGGACCGCTTCGACCAAATGGTAACCCTCACGTTGGCGCTGAAAGAGCATCGCGACAAGCTCTACTGGTACCGCCCCGTCCCGAATTACTTCGGCAACTTGCTCCAAACGTCGGGCATCTCCTCCGAAGAATGGGGACGCACCGGGATGCATGTCAAAAAAATCATGCAAGACCCCCTCCTCTTCACCTCGCTCCTGCCGCTTCTGCCCGACTTGCAGTGCCCCACGCTGCTCCTGCGCGGCGAGTCCGACTCCACCACCTGCGACATTCAAACCGCAGCGGTGCTCCGCGATGTGAAACGCTCCGAACACCTCCTCATCGAAGAAGCCGGCCACGTACCGGCCATCGAACAAGCCGACCGCTTTGCAGAAGTCGTGACCGAATTCCTGCTCCGCCCCTAA
- the hutH gene encoding histidine ammonia-lyase, with amino-acid sequence MISVRDVELNGTTVTAEDVARVAFEGAKVVVGEEQWVRVAECRRMVEDLVSSGKVVYGVTTGFGKFSDVHISPEDAVQLQANLIRSHACAVGEPLPEATVRALMMLRANALVKGYSGIRPETLQLLIDCLNAGVHPVVPSQGSLGASGDLAPLSHLALVLMGEGEAYYQGERLPSDVALAKANLQPITLQAKEGLALINGTQAMTSIGTLSLVKALRLAKAADMIAALTTEVLRGIPAAFDEDVHLVRPYPEQIGVASNLRTLLQGSRLTTEPGEIRVQDAYSLRCLPQVHGATRQVLHYAEEKLAIEINAATDNPLLFVEQGKVISGGNFHGQPIAFAMDFLKIGMSELANIAERRTERLVNPALSGLPAFLSHNPGIASGMMIPQYVAASLVSENKVLAHPASVDSIPSSANQEDHVSMGTTAARHADMVIANVAKVLAIELICAAEAAEFVGADGLAPATRKLYDQLRAIVPPVLTDRSTSTEIENVAHELLQGNWQTAVEAITGPLY; translated from the coding sequence ATGATATCAGTACGAGATGTGGAGCTCAATGGGACGACGGTGACCGCAGAGGACGTGGCCCGCGTTGCGTTTGAAGGGGCGAAGGTTGTTGTCGGCGAGGAACAATGGGTGCGCGTGGCAGAATGCCGCCGCATGGTAGAGGACTTGGTGTCGTCCGGCAAGGTCGTTTACGGTGTCACGACTGGATTCGGCAAGTTCAGCGATGTACACATCTCGCCGGAGGACGCGGTCCAATTGCAAGCCAACTTGATCCGCAGCCATGCCTGCGCCGTCGGGGAACCGCTTCCGGAAGCCACCGTGCGCGCACTGATGATGCTGCGCGCCAACGCTTTGGTAAAAGGCTACTCGGGCATCCGCCCCGAGACGCTTCAACTTTTGATCGATTGCTTGAACGCTGGCGTACATCCTGTCGTTCCGTCGCAAGGTTCCTTGGGAGCATCCGGCGATCTAGCGCCGCTGTCGCACCTTGCGCTGGTTCTCATGGGCGAAGGAGAGGCGTATTACCAAGGAGAGCGGCTCCCGTCGGACGTTGCGCTCGCAAAAGCCAACCTCCAACCGATCACTCTGCAAGCCAAGGAAGGGCTCGCCCTGATCAACGGCACGCAAGCGATGACGTCCATCGGAACTCTGTCCCTGGTCAAAGCGCTTCGCTTGGCCAAAGCGGCCGACATGATCGCCGCCCTGACCACCGAAGTTCTGCGCGGCATCCCCGCCGCTTTTGACGAGGACGTTCACCTCGTTCGCCCGTATCCGGAGCAGATCGGCGTCGCTTCGAACTTGCGCACGCTGTTGCAAGGAAGCCGACTCACGACCGAACCGGGCGAGATTCGTGTACAGGATGCCTACTCGCTGCGTTGCCTCCCGCAAGTACACGGGGCAACCCGCCAAGTCTTGCACTACGCAGAAGAGAAACTCGCGATTGAAATTAACGCCGCGACGGACAACCCGCTGCTGTTCGTCGAGCAGGGCAAAGTCATCTCCGGCGGCAACTTCCACGGACAGCCGATCGCGTTTGCCATGGACTTCCTGAAAATCGGCATGTCCGAACTGGCCAACATCGCCGAGCGCCGCACCGAACGTCTGGTCAATCCGGCTCTGTCGGGACTGCCGGCGTTTCTCAGCCACAACCCCGGCATCGCATCGGGCATGATGATTCCCCAATACGTCGCGGCTTCGCTGGTTTCGGAAAATAAAGTGCTCGCTCATCCGGCGAGCGTCGATTCCATCCCGTCGTCCGCCAACCAAGAAGACCACGTCTCGATGGGCACAACCGCTGCCCGCCATGCAGACATGGTGATTGCGAACGTCGCGAAAGTGCTCGCCATCGAATTGATCTGCGCCGCCGAAGCGGCTGAATTCGTCGGGGCGGACGGACTTGCGCCGGCGACTCGCAAACTGTACGACCAACTGCGTGCGATCGTGCCTCCGGTGCTGACCGACCGCTCGACCTCCACAGAGATTGAAAACGTGGCACACGAACTGTTGCAAGGGAATTGGCAGACGGCGGTGGAAGCGATCACCGGTCCTCTGTACTAA
- a CDS encoding b(o/a)3-type cytochrome-c oxidase subunit 1: MSSRSIDRRAAEMSVAYVLTAFLFFGVAALAGLLQGLVRGGVITLPKWVNYYQLLTAHGVLMALVFTTFFILGFFYAGMAKTITLPRVSTNLGWIGWAMMFFGTTMATATILIGDASVMYTFYAPLKASPWFYIGATLLIVGSWVTGAGMIYAYTKWRKANQGQLSPLFAFMAVATMVLWYIATLGVAAEVLLQLIPWSFGWVPTVNVVLSRMLFWFFGHPLVYFWLMPAYAAWYNCVPKIVGAKIFSDSLARLTFVLFILLSIPVGFHHQLTEAGISEKWKIVHVALTLGVVLPSMMTAFSMFATFETVGREKGSRRLFGYFKKLPWGDVRFFAPFIGMVMFIPAGIGGIINTSNQLNQVIHNTIWVTGHFHLTVATSVALTFFGVSYWLIPSLMGRKLTKRIHKLGIFQTILWTVGMLIMSGAMHFMGLLGVPRRTDYTTYMDDLIGLSWMKYETLMAIGGALLFVAAMLMVGIVIYLWKYAPVGEEEFPMADSQPMLQHTPRVLEKWKLWIALTALLILISYGYPVYDAIVHAPPGAPPMKTW; the protein is encoded by the coding sequence ATGAGTTCGAGAAGCATCGACCGCCGTGCGGCGGAAATGAGCGTCGCGTATGTGCTGACCGCCTTTCTGTTCTTCGGCGTCGCAGCACTGGCAGGCCTCTTGCAAGGTCTGGTGCGCGGCGGGGTCATCACGCTCCCGAAATGGGTGAACTACTACCAACTACTCACAGCACATGGCGTGCTGATGGCACTTGTTTTTACCACCTTCTTCATCCTTGGCTTTTTCTACGCCGGTATGGCGAAAACGATCACGCTGCCCAGAGTCTCCACGAATCTCGGTTGGATCGGATGGGCAATGATGTTTTTTGGCACCACGATGGCGACCGCAACGATCCTCATCGGTGATGCCTCGGTCATGTACACGTTCTACGCACCGCTGAAAGCGTCTCCGTGGTTCTACATCGGGGCCACGCTGCTCATCGTAGGCTCTTGGGTCACTGGGGCCGGCATGATCTACGCCTACACCAAGTGGCGCAAAGCGAATCAAGGCCAACTCTCGCCGCTGTTCGCTTTCATGGCGGTGGCCACGATGGTGCTCTGGTACATCGCAACGCTCGGTGTGGCTGCAGAAGTTTTGCTGCAACTGATTCCGTGGTCGTTTGGCTGGGTGCCGACCGTCAACGTCGTGCTCTCCCGCATGCTGTTCTGGTTCTTCGGTCACCCGCTGGTCTACTTCTGGTTGATGCCCGCGTATGCGGCTTGGTACAACTGCGTGCCGAAAATCGTCGGCGCGAAGATCTTCTCCGATTCGCTCGCTCGTCTGACGTTCGTCCTGTTCATCTTGCTCTCGATCCCGGTCGGCTTCCACCATCAGTTGACGGAAGCAGGGATTTCGGAAAAATGGAAGATCGTCCACGTCGCTTTGACGCTCGGCGTTGTGCTTCCGTCGATGATGACGGCGTTCTCGATGTTCGCCACGTTTGAAACGGTGGGCCGTGAAAAAGGCTCGCGCAGACTGTTCGGCTACTTCAAAAAGCTCCCGTGGGGCGACGTTCGCTTCTTCGCACCGTTCATCGGGATGGTGATGTTCATCCCGGCGGGGATCGGCGGTATCATCAATACCTCCAACCAATTGAACCAAGTCATTCACAATACGATCTGGGTCACCGGCCACTTCCACTTGACGGTGGCAACCTCTGTCGCACTGACGTTCTTCGGGGTTTCGTACTGGCTGATCCCGTCGCTGATGGGTCGTAAGCTCACCAAACGAATTCACAAACTCGGCATCTTCCAGACCATCCTTTGGACGGTCGGCATGCTGATCATGTCCGGCGCGATGCACTTCATGGGACTGCTCGGCGTCCCGCGCCGTACCGATTACACGACGTACATGGACGACCTCATTGGATTGTCTTGGATGAAGTACGAAACTCTGATGGCGATCGGCGGCGCGTTGCTGTTCGTCGCGGCGATGTTGATGGTCGGCATCGTGATCTATCTCTGGAAGTACGCTCCGGTTGGAGAGGAAGAGTTCCCGATGGCCGACTCTCAACCGATGTTGCAACACACCCCGCGCGTCCTCGAAAAATGGAAACTCTGGATCGCGTTGACGGCCTTGCTGATTCTGATCTCCTACGGATACCCGGTGTACGACGCCATCGTCCACGCACCGCCGGGAGCCCCGCCGATGAAAACTTGGTAG